One genomic window of Caldibacillus debilis DSM 16016 includes the following:
- the greA gene encoding transcription elongation factor GreA, with protein MTGEKSYPMTKEGREKLLQELEYLKTVKRKEVVERIKVARSYGDLSENSEYDSAKEEQAFVEGRINLLEKMLRNAIIIEEDDSDVVTLGKSITFVELPDGEEETYTIVGSAEADPFEGKISNDSPIAKSLLGKRVGDEVVVQTPGGEMNVKIIAIK; from the coding sequence ATGACAGGAGAAAAAAGCTATCCGATGACGAAAGAAGGAAGGGAAAAATTACTCCAGGAGCTCGAATATTTGAAAACGGTTAAAAGAAAAGAAGTGGTGGAACGGATCAAGGTCGCCCGCAGCTACGGCGATCTCTCCGAAAATTCGGAATATGATTCCGCCAAGGAAGAACAGGCCTTCGTCGAAGGCAGGATCAACCTGCTGGAAAAAATGCTCCGCAATGCGATCATCATAGAAGAAGACGATTCGGATGTGGTGACCTTGGGGAAATCGATCACCTTCGTTGAACTGCCCGACGGGGAAGAAGAAACCTATACGATCGTCGGGAGCGCGGAAGCCGATCCCTTCGAAGGGAAAATCTCCAACGATTCCCCGATCGCCAAGAGCCTGCTGGGCAAAAGGGTAGGCGATGAAGTGGTGGTACAGACTCCCGGCGGCGAAATGAACGTCAAAATCATCGCGATTAAATAA
- a CDS encoding YrhC family protein: protein MEDRKKLREKISDYHHFSFVLIALSAFLYIGIFIDQYQYEGRRVLFLATGMILLLLFAFFFRFLSGRYERALAEMDEE from the coding sequence ATGGAAGATAGGAAAAAATTGCGGGAGAAAATTTCCGACTATCATCATTTTTCCTTTGTTTTAATTGCCCTCAGCGCATTTTTATATATCGGAATTTTCATAGACCAATATCAATATGAAGGCCGGCGTGTTCTCTTCCTCGCGACGGGGATGATTCTCCTCCTCCTTTTCGCCTTTTTCTTCCGCTTTTTGTCCGGACGGTATGAAAGAGCGCTCGCGGAAATGGATGAGGAATGA
- the mtnN gene encoding 5'-methylthioadenosine/S-adenosylhomocysteine nucleosidase, with the protein MKIAVIGAMEEEVEIYRENMRDKRVLTVAGCEFTEGRLAGKDAVLLRSGIGKVNAAMGTALLLDRFKPDYVINTGSAGGLNPSLKVGDIVISTEVRHHDVDATAFGYAYGQVPQMPEAFPADSHLVELAEICASRIGDAQTAKGLIATGDSFINDPERVEEIRRKFPGLQAVEMEAAAIAQVAYQFSVPFVIIRSLSDIAGKDSDLSFEQYLRKASQNSASLVMKMVESL; encoded by the coding sequence ATGAAGATTGCAGTGATCGGAGCCATGGAAGAAGAAGTGGAAATTTACCGGGAGAACATGCGGGATAAGCGCGTCCTTACGGTCGCCGGGTGCGAGTTCACGGAAGGAAGACTGGCGGGGAAAGACGCGGTCCTTTTGCGTTCCGGGATCGGCAAGGTCAACGCGGCCATGGGGACCGCCCTGCTGCTGGACAGATTCAAACCGGATTACGTGATCAACACCGGTTCCGCCGGAGGGTTGAACCCTTCCCTCAAGGTCGGGGACATCGTCATTTCCACGGAGGTTCGCCATCACGATGTGGACGCCACCGCCTTCGGCTACGCCTACGGACAAGTCCCGCAGATGCCCGAGGCCTTTCCTGCCGACAGCCATCTCGTGGAACTTGCGGAAATCTGCGCGTCGCGGATCGGCGATGCCCAAACGGCAAAGGGACTGATCGCCACCGGGGATTCTTTCATTAACGATCCGGAACGGGTGGAGGAGATCCGAAGAAAATTCCCCGGCTTGCAGGCGGTGGAAATGGAAGCGGCGGCCATCGCCCAGGTGGCCTATCAGTTTTCCGTTCCCTTTGTCATCATCCGTTCCCTTTCCGATATCGCAGGAAAGGATTCCGATCTTTCCTTCGAGCAATATTTACGGAAGGCGTCGCAAAACTCCGCTTCCCTAGTCATGAAGATGGTGGAATCGTTATAA
- the sda gene encoding sporulation histidine kinase inhibitor Sda — translation MGLVHLPDELLIESYFKAVELKLSPEFILLIEREIQRRSLSHRIKKSV, via the coding sequence GTGGGCCTTGTTCATTTGCCTGACGAGCTTCTCATTGAATCTTATTTTAAAGCCGTCGAACTGAAACTGTCGCCAGAATTCATCCTGTTGATCGAAAGAGAAATACAGCGCCGCTCCCTCTCCCATCGGATCAAAAAATCGGTTTGA
- a CDS encoding YrrS family protein, which produces MPENQYYPPFRTSRSEQYAKKRKENFILNLLIAVVFLLIIIVAFSILTGKPADQAGGGDHAEKTGENAAAEHKNSKEEGKGEASGAGVSSDNAASEGEADETATGGGEDADESQTVSGSAENREVEIAENENDPNVIKTVVNPSWKPVGTVQSGQHVTRYDEGTVDRREMDRAMAYAAGLAEDDMIVWWVGHGGEPNRNVIGTITSKDQTKIFRVYLEWVDGQGWKPVKLQYLRENDKKR; this is translated from the coding sequence TTGCCGGAAAATCAATATTATCCGCCCTTCCGGACATCCAGGTCGGAGCAATACGCCAAAAAAAGAAAGGAAAATTTTATTTTAAATCTTTTAATTGCCGTCGTTTTTTTATTGATCATCATCGTCGCCTTCTCGATCCTGACCGGTAAACCTGCGGATCAGGCCGGCGGTGGAGATCATGCGGAAAAAACCGGCGAAAATGCCGCTGCCGAGCATAAAAATTCAAAGGAGGAAGGGAAGGGGGAGGCTTCCGGCGCCGGCGTTTCATCGGACAACGCGGCTTCGGAAGGAGAAGCCGATGAAACCGCGACCGGCGGCGGAGAAGATGCCGACGAGTCGCAAACGGTAAGCGGTTCTGCTGAAAATCGGGAAGTGGAAATCGCGGAAAACGAAAATGATCCGAATGTGATCAAAACCGTCGTCAACCCGTCCTGGAAGCCGGTGGGCACCGTCCAGAGCGGGCAGCATGTCACCCGATACGATGAAGGCACCGTCGACCGGCGGGAAATGGACCGGGCCATGGCCTATGCGGCAGGCCTGGCGGAAGATGACATGATCGTTTGGTGGGTCGGCCATGGCGGCGAGCCGAACAGAAATGTGATCGGCACGATCACATCGAAAGATCAGACAAAAATTTTCCGCGTCTATTTGGAATGGGTGGACGGCCAAGGGTGGAAACCGGTAAAATTGCAATATTTGCGGGAAAACGATAAAAAAAGATAA
- a CDS encoding YqeG family HAD IIIA-type phosphatase, which yields MWKKFLPNDFVPSVRDISPEYLKKREIQGIITDLDNTLVEWDRPLATPDVRSWMENMKAHGIRVVIVSNNSKKRVFAFADPLNVPFVCRAKKPLGKSFRKALEILDLPKEKVAVVGDQLLTDIYGGNRSGFFTILVVPVAQSDGFMTKINRMIERKLFRWFEKKGLFPWKEGVRGKSVDL from the coding sequence ATGTGGAAAAAATTTCTGCCGAACGATTTCGTTCCATCGGTCCGGGACATTTCCCCGGAATATTTGAAGAAACGGGAGATCCAAGGAATCATCACCGATTTGGACAACACCCTCGTGGAATGGGACAGGCCCCTGGCCACACCGGATGTCCGGTCCTGGATGGAAAATATGAAGGCCCACGGCATCCGGGTCGTGATCGTCTCGAACAACTCCAAAAAGCGGGTCTTCGCTTTTGCCGACCCGCTCAACGTGCCCTTTGTCTGCAGGGCGAAAAAGCCCCTCGGCAAGTCCTTCCGAAAGGCGCTCGAGATCCTGGATTTGCCGAAGGAGAAAGTGGCCGTCGTCGGCGATCAGCTGCTGACGGACATCTACGGGGGGAACCGCAGCGGGTTTTTTACCATTTTGGTCGTCCCCGTCGCCCAATCGGACGGATTCATGACAAAAATCAACCGGATGATTGAAAGAAAGCTGTTCCGGTGGTTTGAAAAAAAGGGACTTTTCCCGTGGAAGGAGGGTGTACGTGGAAAAAGTGTTGACCTGTGA
- a CDS encoding type I restriction endonuclease, whose protein sequence is MDAEFVEKIKRFSERVSSIIDSIQNEESTKTSIILPFFQILGYDVFNPQEFLPEFTADVGIKKGERVDYAILKDGEPLILIEAKPINDDLKKHDSQLFRYFSSTKAKFAILTNGVIYKFFTDLDETNKMDSKPFFVFHLLELRENNIAELQKFRKNVFDIDNILNTASELRYTNDIKELLKKEIESPSDEFIVFFLSHIYEGRKTQNVIDSFRTIVKKSINQFITERVNDKLQAALDTSKAEAASPKTDHEGNAELRDKGEIVTTEEEIEGYVHVKMILKDVIDPERIYYRDNLRYLNVLIDDNIRKWVCRLLFNTSNKRIQLNDDLKTQYKINSLEDIYLYKDQIIEVANKLLD, encoded by the coding sequence ATGGATGCTGAATTTGTAGAGAAAATTAAAAGGTTTTCAGAAAGAGTAAGTTCAATAATTGATAGCATTCAAAATGAGGAATCCACCAAGACAAGTATTATTTTACCTTTTTTCCAAATTTTAGGTTATGATGTTTTCAATCCCCAGGAATTTTTACCGGAATTTACAGCTGATGTTGGAATAAAGAAAGGTGAAAGAGTTGATTATGCCATTTTGAAAGATGGGGAACCTCTTATATTAATTGAGGCCAAACCGATTAACGACGATTTGAAAAAACATGATTCCCAACTTTTCCGCTATTTCAGTTCGACGAAAGCGAAATTTGCCATTTTAACCAACGGTGTGATATATAAATTTTTTACTGATTTGGACGAAACCAATAAGATGGATTCAAAACCGTTTTTTGTTTTTCATCTATTGGAGCTTAGAGAAAATAACATAGCTGAATTGCAAAAGTTTAGGAAAAATGTCTTTGATATTGATAATATACTGAATACAGCTTCAGAATTGCGATATACAAATGATATTAAGGAATTGCTGAAAAAAGAAATAGAATCCCCATCAGATGAATTTATCGTATTCTTTTTAAGCCATATTTATGAGGGCAGAAAGACACAAAATGTTATCGATAGCTTCAGAACTATAGTGAAAAAATCGATAAATCAATTTATTACTGAAAGAGTAAATGATAAGCTTCAAGCAGCGCTAGATACTTCGAAAGCGGAGGCAGCCAGTCCGAAAACAGATCATGAAGGTAATGCAGAATTAAGAGATAAAGGAGAAATTGTTACGACAGAAGAGGAAATTGAAGGTTATGTTCATGTAAAAATGATTCTAAAAGATGTTATTGATCCAGAACGAATATACTATCGTGATAACTTGCGCTATCTCAATGTTTTAATTGACGACAATATTAGAAAATGGGTCTGCCGTTTGCTGTTTAATACCTCAAATAAAAGAATTCAATTAAACGATGATCTTAAAACGCAATACAAAATTAACAGCCTGGAAGATATTTATTTATATAAAGATCAAATCATTGAAGTCGCAAACAAATTATTGGATTAA
- the sigK gene encoding RNA polymerase sporulation sigma factor SigK, translated as MPGFLSSLAFFIKQLSLLVSYVKNNAFPQPLSPSEEKYYLQRMAEGDLEARNLLIEHNLRLVAHIVKKFENTGEDQEDLISIGTIGLIKAIESFSEGKGTKLATYAARCIENEILMHLRTLKKTKKDVSLHDPIGQDKEGNEISLIDVLKSDSDDVIETIQLNMELEKIQEYISVLDEREKEVIIGRFGLETQEEKTQREIAKELGISRSYVSRIEKRALMKMFHEYFRAEKEKKIRERQEEE; from the coding sequence GTGCCTGGTTTCCTTTCAAGCCTCGCCTTTTTCATTAAACAGCTTTCCCTCCTCGTTTCCTATGTCAAGAATAACGCCTTTCCCCAACCGCTGTCCCCGAGCGAAGAAAAATATTATCTGCAAAGAATGGCGGAGGGCGACCTGGAGGCCCGCAATCTGCTCATCGAGCACAATCTGCGGCTCGTCGCCCACATCGTGAAAAAGTTTGAAAACACGGGAGAAGATCAGGAAGACTTGATCTCCATCGGCACGATCGGTTTGATCAAAGCGATCGAAAGCTTTTCCGAAGGAAAGGGGACAAAGCTGGCTACATATGCGGCGAGATGTATCGAAAACGAGATCCTGATGCATCTTCGGACCCTTAAAAAAACGAAGAAGGACGTCTCGCTCCATGACCCGATCGGACAGGACAAGGAGGGGAATGAAATCAGTTTGATCGACGTGCTCAAATCCGACTCCGATGACGTGATCGAAACGATCCAGCTCAACATGGAATTGGAAAAGATCCAGGAATATATATCCGTTTTGGACGAACGGGAAAAGGAAGTGATCATCGGCAGGTTCGGGCTGGAAACGCAAGAGGAAAAAACCCAGCGGGAAATCGCCAAGGAACTGGGCATCTCCAGGAGCTACGTTTCCCGGATCGAAAAGCGGGCGCTGATGAAAATGTTCCATGAGTATTTCCGGGCGGAAAAGGAGAAGAAGATCAGGGAGCGGCAGGAAGAAGAATAG
- the udk gene encoding uridine kinase: MQGKPVVIGVAGGSSSGKTTVAKAICERLGHQSIVLIEQDAYYKDQSQLPFEERLKVNYDHPLAFDTELLIEHLQKLIRYEPIDMPVYDYKAYTRSTATIRVEPRDVIILEGILVLEDERLRKLMDIKLFVDADPDIRIIRRLQRDILERGRSMESVIRQYLEVVRPMHNQFIEPTKRYADIIIPEGGKNAVAIDLMVTKIRSILEKKSFL, from the coding sequence ATGCAGGGGAAACCGGTAGTCATAGGGGTCGCCGGCGGCTCCAGTTCCGGCAAGACCACGGTGGCAAAGGCGATCTGCGAAAGGCTGGGGCACCAATCCATCGTTTTAATCGAACAGGATGCCTATTACAAAGATCAAAGCCAACTCCCCTTTGAGGAACGTTTGAAGGTCAACTACGACCATCCGTTGGCTTTCGACACCGAGCTGCTCATCGAGCATTTGCAGAAATTGATCCGCTACGAGCCGATCGACATGCCGGTCTATGATTACAAAGCCTATACCCGCTCAACGGCAACGATCCGGGTCGAGCCCCGGGACGTGATCATTTTGGAAGGCATTTTGGTGCTGGAAGACGAAAGGCTGCGCAAGCTGATGGACATCAAATTGTTTGTCGACGCCGATCCGGACATCCGCATCATCCGCCGTCTGCAGCGGGATATCCTGGAAAGGGGGCGGTCGATGGAATCGGTCATCCGCCAGTATTTGGAGGTCGTCCGTCCGATGCACAACCAATTTATTGAACCGACGAAACGGTATGCCGACATCATCATACCGGAGGGCGGGAAAAATGCGGTAGCCATCGATTTAATGGTGACAAAAATCAGAAGCATACTGGAAAAAAAGTCATTTTTATGA
- a CDS encoding peptidoglycan D,D-transpeptidase FtsI family protein — protein sequence MPNRIRGISVFILCAILVLLLRLAQIQLLEPESFGKHHINLLEESVKQRAQEFLLDDGRGEFYDKNGRPLTRTKVPSLVLFPFLKDMDWDVEALAEILNVTPEEIEAAVRTAEKPFVFSRPLTEEEMEKINRLKIPGAFAVYKETDGKDTIAAQLIGVIGENGKLFRERYPDRSGSAKTPVGLTGLQKGFDEFLIPDENSRLVFHVDGKGDPLFGLHVRYISPANPYTPLKAITTIDGEIQRETERIADRHKMKKGGIVLLDIETNSVLALVSRPNLDRANPFAGDGSKNFPVEAQIPGSVFKTVIAAAAIEEGIVPPDRQFDCDRPATGEGEAERKLGVLDFPDSFAQSCNYTFAQLAKELAEKDKNLIEKYAERLGLLEPVGWRGDVFRLPDFRQLPDEEGGRVFLNDEERRDKNFAALTGIGQKNVRITPLAAANMMAAIARGGEKKQVRFVSEIRYADGSTMFSFPEQRMAGENISPDTAKALQKLLRGVVEKEKGTGSALNRLPAAIAGKSGTAETNRYAGEKQLLNKWFVGYFPYEKPKYALAVVNLEVFADEGSVLPIFADMVKYLHGKGS from the coding sequence ATGCCGAACAGAATCCGGGGAATCTCCGTGTTCATCCTTTGCGCCATCCTTGTTCTCCTTTTGCGGTTGGCGCAGATTCAATTGTTGGAACCGGAATCCTTTGGCAAACATCACATCAACCTTCTGGAAGAAAGCGTGAAACAAAGGGCGCAGGAGTTTTTGCTGGATGACGGGCGGGGGGAATTTTACGACAAAAACGGCCGTCCCCTCACCCGCACGAAAGTCCCCTCCCTTGTCCTTTTCCCGTTTTTGAAGGATATGGACTGGGATGTGGAGGCACTAGCGGAAATCTTGAACGTAACGCCCGAGGAAATCGAGGCCGCGGTGCGGACGGCGGAGAAGCCCTTCGTCTTCAGCCGGCCGTTGACGGAGGAAGAAATGGAGAAAATCAACCGGCTGAAAATCCCCGGCGCCTTTGCCGTTTATAAGGAGACGGACGGGAAGGACACGATCGCCGCCCAATTGATCGGCGTCATCGGCGAAAACGGGAAGCTTTTCCGGGAGCGCTATCCGGACCGGTCCGGTTCCGCGAAGACCCCCGTCGGTCTGACGGGTTTGCAAAAAGGTTTTGACGAATTTCTGATCCCCGATGAAAATTCCAGGCTTGTTTTTCATGTGGACGGCAAGGGGGATCCGTTGTTCGGCCTGCATGTCCGTTACATAAGCCCGGCCAATCCCTATACCCCGCTGAAGGCGATCACGACGATCGACGGGGAGATCCAGCGGGAGACGGAACGGATCGCCGACCGGCACAAGATGAAAAAAGGCGGGATCGTTCTCCTCGACATCGAGACAAACAGCGTCCTCGCCCTTGTTTCCCGCCCGAACCTCGACCGGGCCAATCCGTTCGCCGGCGATGGGAGCAAAAATTTTCCGGTTGAAGCCCAAATCCCGGGATCCGTTTTTAAAACCGTCATTGCGGCGGCGGCGATCGAGGAGGGAATCGTTCCGCCGGACCGCCAATTTGACTGCGACCGGCCGGCCACCGGAGAGGGGGAGGCGGAAAGGAAGCTGGGGGTCCTCGATTTTCCCGACAGCTTCGCGCAAAGCTGCAACTATACCTTTGCCCAATTGGCGAAAGAATTGGCCGAAAAGGACAAGAATCTGATCGAAAAATATGCGGAAAGGCTCGGCCTGCTGGAACCTGTCGGCTGGCGGGGCGATGTCTTCCGCTTGCCGGATTTCCGGCAGCTTCCCGACGAGGAGGGGGGAAGGGTGTTCTTGAACGATGAAGAGCGAAGGGATAAAAATTTTGCCGCCTTGACGGGTATCGGGCAAAAAAACGTTCGGATTACCCCCCTTGCGGCCGCGAATATGATGGCGGCCATCGCGCGGGGAGGCGAGAAGAAGCAAGTCCGTTTCGTTTCGGAAATCCGGTATGCGGACGGTTCGACGATGTTTTCCTTTCCGGAGCAAAGGATGGCCGGGGAAAACATTTCCCCCGATACGGCGAAGGCTTTGCAAAAATTGCTCCGCGGCGTCGTGGAAAAGGAAAAGGGGACCGGCAGCGCTTTGAACCGGTTGCCCGCTGCGATCGCCGGGAAATCCGGAACGGCGGAAACGAACCGCTACGCAGGAGAAAAACAGCTGCTCAACAAATGGTTCGTCGGCTATTTTCCCTACGAAAAACCGAAATATGCGCTGGCGGTCGTGAATCTGGAAGTCTTTGCCGATGAAGGTTCGGTGTTGCCCATATTTGCGGACATGGTAAAATATTTACACGGGAAAGGATCATAA
- the yqeH gene encoding ribosome biogenesis GTPase YqeH, whose product MEKVLTCEGCGAPLQSEDPSRAGYLPESALAGGKRICQRCFRLKHYNENTDVPLDDGRFLKMLHEIGQKKALFVKIVDIFDFNGSWLPGIHRFAGRNPVLLIGNKADLLPKSVNKDRVVQWMRSEAKHLGLKPVDILLISAEKGYRIREAIEMIDYYRNGGDVYVIGCTNVGKSTFINRLVKEIRDEDTGITTSFYPGTTLNIIEVPLEDGKTLYDTPGIINHHQMAHYVGKRDLKIITPKKEIKPKIYQLNDGQTLFFGGLARLDFLKGERTPFTCYLSNDLLVHRTKLERADELYENQRGKLLSPPGEEDLDRFPPFYRQEFSIKREKTDIVFSGLGWVTVNRPNVVVAAYAPKGVHVFIRKSII is encoded by the coding sequence GTGGAAAAAGTGTTGACCTGTGAAGGCTGCGGCGCGCCGCTGCAGTCGGAAGACCCGAGCCGTGCCGGCTACCTTCCGGAATCGGCGCTGGCGGGGGGAAAACGGATTTGCCAGCGCTGCTTCCGGTTGAAGCATTACAACGAAAACACCGATGTGCCGCTGGATGATGGCCGCTTTTTAAAAATGCTGCATGAAATCGGGCAAAAAAAGGCCCTGTTCGTCAAGATCGTGGACATTTTCGATTTCAACGGCAGCTGGCTGCCGGGCATTCACCGGTTTGCCGGAAGGAATCCCGTATTATTGATCGGCAACAAGGCGGATCTTCTGCCGAAATCGGTGAATAAAGACCGGGTCGTCCAATGGATGCGTAGCGAGGCGAAACATTTGGGGCTGAAACCGGTGGACATCCTGTTGATCAGCGCGGAAAAGGGGTACCGCATCCGGGAAGCCATCGAGATGATCGATTATTACCGGAACGGCGGGGACGTGTACGTGATCGGCTGCACAAATGTCGGGAAATCGACGTTTATCAACCGGCTGGTGAAAGAAATCCGGGATGAGGATACGGGCATTACGACCTCGTTTTATCCCGGCACGACGTTGAACATCATCGAGGTGCCGCTGGAGGACGGGAAAACCCTGTATGATACGCCGGGAATCATCAACCATCACCAGATGGCCCACTATGTGGGGAAACGGGATTTAAAGATCATCACGCCGAAGAAGGAAATCAAGCCGAAGATATACCAATTGAACGACGGCCAAACCCTGTTTTTCGGCGGTCTGGCCAGGCTGGACTTCCTCAAAGGGGAGCGCACCCCCTTTACCTGTTATTTGTCCAATGATTTGCTCGTCCACCGGACCAAACTGGAAAGGGCCGACGAACTTTACGAAAACCAGAGGGGAAAACTGTTGTCCCCGCCCGGGGAAGAGGACCTCGACCGGTTTCCCCCTTTCTATCGGCAGGAATTTTCTATCAAGCGGGAAAAAACGGATATCGTCTTCTCGGGGCTCGGCTGGGTGACGGTGAACCGGCCGAACGTCGTCGTTGCCGCTTATGCGCCGAAGGGCGTCCATGTGTTTATCCGGAAATCGATTATTTAG
- a CDS encoding M3 family oligoendopeptidase, protein MEHTYALRWDLDSLFPGGSESEEFQRYLSEIREQLAALKDRIASLDETVDLDRFCGIVGGMETAIVKLRQASAFISCLLAQNTADKKAMELRGQVSENFSQYFNMLAVLDEKIRAVDDSRWEEWLMDGRLREIAFVLNERREQAKEKLSASEEAIIQNLSVDGYHAWENLYDMMVGDMVIPVEVNGERKNLSCGQAENLFSDPDRDVRKRVFASWEKAWGEKSEYFAAALNHLAGFRLNVYKSRKWEDVLKEPLMHNRMKKETLAAMWSAVEDNKEPFVAYFNRKAELLGLEKLSWYDLNAPLGRSGRKIPYEEAAETVIAQFGKFSGRMAAFARQALGNRWIEAEDRPGKQPGGFCTSFPDSKQSRIFMTYSGTLPNVFTLAHELGHAFHAHVLAEERPFRQMYGMNVAETASTFAEMIVADHALKNAKTEEEKLYLLDDKIARSVTFFMNIHARFLFETRFYEERKQGPVGARRLNEIMEEAQKEAYCRALAEYHPLFWASKLHFYITDTPFYNFPYTFGYLFTMGIYARALEEGRDFEDRYIALLQDTAAMTVEDLAKKHLNVDLTKKEFWDSAARLCVRDVKEFLRLTEKRARS, encoded by the coding sequence TTGGAACATACATATGCGCTGCGCTGGGATTTGGACTCCTTGTTTCCGGGAGGAAGCGAATCGGAGGAGTTCCAGCGCTATTTGTCGGAGATCAGGGAACAATTGGCCGCCCTGAAGGACAGGATCGCGTCCCTCGATGAAACCGTGGACTTGGACCGGTTTTGCGGGATCGTCGGCGGGATGGAGACGGCGATCGTAAAACTCCGGCAAGCCAGCGCCTTCATCAGCTGCTTGCTCGCCCAGAACACGGCGGACAAAAAGGCGATGGAACTGCGCGGCCAAGTTTCGGAAAATTTTTCGCAATATTTCAACATGTTGGCGGTTTTAGATGAGAAAATAAGGGCCGTCGACGACTCCCGCTGGGAAGAATGGCTCATGGACGGCCGGCTCCGGGAAATCGCCTTCGTTCTCAACGAACGGAGGGAGCAGGCCAAAGAGAAACTCTCCGCCTCCGAAGAGGCGATCATCCAAAATTTGAGCGTTGACGGCTATCATGCTTGGGAAAATCTCTATGACATGATGGTCGGCGATATGGTCATCCCGGTGGAAGTGAACGGGGAAAGGAAAAACCTGTCCTGCGGTCAGGCGGAAAATCTCTTTTCCGACCCGGACCGGGATGTGAGGAAAAGGGTGTTCGCCAGCTGGGAAAAGGCATGGGGGGAAAAGAGCGAATATTTTGCCGCCGCCTTGAACCATCTGGCCGGTTTCCGGTTGAACGTCTACAAGTCTCGGAAGTGGGAGGATGTCTTGAAGGAACCGCTGATGCACAACCGGATGAAAAAGGAAACTTTGGCCGCCATGTGGTCGGCGGTGGAGGACAACAAAGAGCCGTTCGTGGCGTATTTCAACCGGAAGGCGGAATTGCTCGGGCTGGAAAAACTGTCCTGGTATGATTTGAACGCCCCGTTGGGCCGGAGCGGCAGGAAAATCCCTTATGAGGAAGCGGCGGAAACGGTCATCGCCCAGTTCGGAAAATTCAGCGGCCGCATGGCTGCTTTTGCGAGGCAGGCCCTCGGGAACCGCTGGATCGAAGCCGAGGACCGGCCGGGGAAACAGCCCGGCGGGTTTTGCACCTCCTTTCCGGACAGCAAACAATCCCGGATATTTATGACCTACTCCGGGACGCTCCCGAATGTATTCACCCTCGCCCATGAATTGGGACACGCCTTCCATGCCCATGTGTTGGCGGAAGAACGGCCTTTCCGGCAAATGTACGGCATGAATGTGGCCGAGACGGCCTCCACCTTCGCGGAGATGATCGTTGCGGATCACGCGTTAAAAAATGCGAAGACGGAAGAGGAAAAGCTGTACTTGCTGGATGATAAAATTGCCCGTTCCGTTACCTTTTTCATGAACATCCACGCCCGCTTTCTCTTTGAAACGAGGTTTTATGAAGAACGGAAGCAAGGGCCGGTCGGCGCCCGGCGGCTGAACGAAATCATGGAAGAAGCGCAAAAGGAAGCCTATTGCCGCGCCCTGGCGGAGTATCACCCCCTGTTTTGGGCGTCGAAGCTCCATTTTTATATCACGGACACGCCTTTCTACAATTTTCCATATACCTTCGGCTACCTCTTCACCATGGGCATATACGCCCGGGCCCTGGAGGAGGGAAGGGACTTCGAGGACCGCTATATCGCCCTGCTTCAGGACACGGCGGCCATGACCGTGGAGGATTTGGCGAAAAAGCATTTGAACGTGGATCTTACAAAGAAGGAGTTTTGGGATTCCGCCGCGCGGCTTTGCGTGCGGGACGTGAAGGAATTCCTTCGCCTGACGGAAAAACGGGCCCGATCTTGA